A region of Piscinibacter gummiphilus DNA encodes the following proteins:
- a CDS encoding flagellin domain-containing protein translates to MPQTINTNIASLNAQRNLNASQGSLATSMQRLSSGLRVNSAKDDAAGLAIAERMNAQVRGMNVAIRNANDGISLSQTAEGALSKVGDSLQRMRELAVQARNSTNSDDDKDSLNKEFVELQHEIARVLGGTTFNGQTILGADATSLTFQIGANTTADDTITVTTNNMANDTTISIVTGTSTSIDHLATAGAIANVINSIDDALDTVNNTRATFGATQSRFDAVISNLQQAVENQSAARSRIMDADFAAETAAMSRAQILQQAGNAMVAQANQLPQQVLSLLRGG, encoded by the coding sequence ATGCCACAGACGATCAATACGAACATCGCATCGCTGAACGCGCAGCGGAACCTCAATGCTTCCCAGGGCTCGCTGGCGACGTCGATGCAGCGTCTGTCGTCCGGCCTCCGGGTGAACTCGGCCAAGGACGACGCGGCCGGCCTGGCGATCGCCGAACGCATGAACGCGCAGGTGCGCGGCATGAACGTCGCGATCCGCAACGCCAACGACGGCATCTCGCTGTCGCAGACGGCCGAAGGCGCGCTCTCCAAGGTGGGTGACTCGCTGCAGCGCATGCGCGAACTCGCGGTCCAGGCCCGCAACTCCACCAACAGCGACGACGACAAGGACTCGCTGAACAAGGAATTCGTGGAACTGCAGCACGAGATCGCCCGCGTGCTCGGCGGCACCACGTTCAACGGCCAGACCATCCTGGGTGCGGACGCCACGTCGCTGACGTTCCAGATCGGCGCGAACACCACGGCCGACGACACCATCACGGTGACGACGAACAACATGGCGAACGACACGACGATCTCGATCGTCACCGGCACCAGCACGTCGATCGACCACCTGGCCACCGCCGGCGCCATCGCCAACGTGATCAACAGCATCGACGACGCGCTCGACACCGTGAACAACACGCGGGCCACCTTCGGCGCCACGCAGTCGCGCTTCGACGCGGTGATCTCCAACCTCCAGCAGGCGGTGGAAAACCAGTCGGCCGCCCGCAGCCGGATCATGGATGCGGACTTCGCGGCGGAAACGGCGGCGATGTCCCGGGCCCAGATCCTGCAGCAGGCCGGCAACGCGATGGTCGCCCAGGCGAACCAGCTGCCGCAGCAAGTCCTGTCACTGCTCCGCGGCGGTTGA
- the flgA gene encoding flagellar basal body P-ring formation chaperone FlgA, protein MNSPLPSVRPLPRRAPASAALAVLACLAAPGVRAQAAEVPSLAEPLASQVRQLFLERVVGPASPRAEVVLGRLDPRLRLAACQKVEAYIPTGTRVWGASRAGLRCVDGPTPWNVYLPVTVHVYGPGLVAAGPLPAGHVLAQADLRQAEINLSEHRSPAVTDASAVVGRTLTAALAAGQGLREAGLKSRQWFGPGETVQVRAVGGGFAIEGTGEAMMAGMEGQPVRVKTENGKIVSGMPVGDRLVEITL, encoded by the coding sequence GTGAACTCTCCCCTGCCCTCCGTCCGTCCTCTCCCCCGCCGCGCGCCCGCAAGCGCCGCGCTGGCGGTGCTCGCGTGCCTCGCGGCGCCGGGCGTCCGGGCTCAGGCGGCCGAGGTGCCCTCGCTGGCCGAGCCCCTGGCCAGCCAGGTCCGCCAGCTGTTCCTCGAGCGCGTCGTCGGCCCCGCCAGCCCGCGGGCCGAGGTGGTGCTGGGCCGGCTCGACCCCCGGCTGCGCCTCGCGGCCTGCCAGAAGGTCGAGGCCTACATCCCCACGGGCACGCGCGTGTGGGGCGCCAGCCGGGCCGGGCTCCGCTGTGTCGACGGCCCCACGCCGTGGAACGTGTACCTCCCGGTCACGGTCCACGTGTACGGTCCCGGCCTGGTCGCCGCCGGCCCGCTGCCCGCGGGCCACGTGCTGGCTCAAGCCGACCTCCGTCAGGCCGAAATCAACCTGAGCGAACACCGCAGCCCGGCCGTCACCGACGCCTCGGCCGTGGTGGGCCGCACGCTGACGGCGGCTCTGGCCGCCGGCCAGGGCCTTCGCGAGGCGGGCTTGAAGAGCCGCCAATGGTTCGGTCCGGGCGAAACGGTGCAGGTCCGGGCCGTGGGTGGCGGTTTCGCCATCGAAGGAACCGGCGAGGCCATGATGGCCGGCATGGAAGGCCAGCCCGTCCGCGTCAAGACGGAAAATGGCAAGATTGTCAGCGGCATGCCCGTCGGAGACCGTCTGGTGGAGATCACATTATGA
- the flgC gene encoding flagellar basal body rod protein FlgC translates to MSMFQVFNVTGSAISAQSQRLNVVASNLANADTVAGPDGSAYKARQVTFQSELMGQMGDAASTGVKVSNITEDQTPGRRVHDPKHPSADAEGYVTYSNVNPVEEMVNMISASRSYQNNIEVMNTAKSLLLKTLQMGQG, encoded by the coding sequence ATGAGCATGTTCCAGGTCTTCAACGTCACCGGCAGCGCCATCAGCGCGCAGTCGCAGCGGCTGAACGTCGTCGCGTCCAACCTCGCGAACGCCGACACGGTCGCCGGTCCCGACGGTTCCGCCTACAAGGCCCGCCAGGTCACCTTCCAGTCCGAGCTCATGGGCCAGATGGGCGACGCGGCCAGCACCGGCGTCAAGGTCAGCAACATCACCGAAGACCAGACCCCCGGCCGCCGCGTCCACGACCCGAAGCACCCGTCGGCCGACGCCGAAGGCTACGTCACGTACAGCAACGTCAACCCGGTGGAGGAGATGGTCAACATGATCTCCGCCTCGCGCTCGTACCAGAACAACATCGAAGTCATGAACACGGCCAAGAGCCTGCTGCTCAAGACGCTCCAGATGGGCCAGGGCTGA
- the fliD gene encoding flagellar filament capping protein FliD has translation MAISSTGIGSNLPVESIVTQLMAVERKPASLLEAATTTMKSQLSTYGQLQSYVSALQDKSRAMASTTLWSQTVATSSDATVASVTTGTNTAAGSYSLTVSQLAVAQTASSTAVPAKTHNVGQGKLTIELGSWTGDPATFGLKAGASSVTVDIGEGESSLAAVRDKINAAGAGVVATVIYDATGARLSIRSTDTGVANGFRISAEETAPGDDGASLSMFAFDPASGSGGMTENMKAQDAKAKLNGLDITSASNTLSDVADGLTIKLLKKSESPIDLSVAQDTESMKTAVNDFVKAYNDLSSFIQTQTKYNADSKTAGKLQGDRTVIGLQAQMREIIRGVNSSPKTLRTLSDAGIEVQKDGYTIAVNSKKLNAALADPAEMKKLMMSGDSANESTWGLISRFNSMATNALAAEGPLTTRQEGIQASIKRNNDRVADMEVRLAATEERIRKQYQTLDSNMAKLSALNSYVSTQLSSLG, from the coding sequence ATGGCAATCTCCTCGACTGGTATCGGCAGCAACCTGCCCGTGGAATCGATCGTCACGCAGCTGATGGCGGTCGAGCGCAAGCCTGCCTCGTTGCTCGAAGCCGCGACCACCACGATGAAGTCGCAACTGTCCACGTACGGGCAGCTGCAGAGCTATGTGTCGGCGCTCCAGGACAAGTCGCGCGCCATGGCGTCCACCACGTTGTGGAGCCAGACGGTCGCCACGTCGAGCGACGCCACCGTGGCATCCGTCACGACCGGCACGAACACCGCCGCGGGCAGCTACAGCCTGACCGTGTCGCAGCTCGCCGTCGCGCAGACGGCCAGCAGCACGGCCGTCCCGGCGAAGACCCACAACGTGGGGCAGGGCAAGCTCACGATCGAGCTCGGCAGCTGGACCGGCGACCCGGCCACGTTCGGCCTGAAGGCCGGGGCGAGTTCGGTGACCGTCGACATCGGCGAGGGCGAATCGAGCCTGGCCGCCGTGCGTGACAAGATCAATGCGGCCGGTGCCGGCGTGGTGGCCACCGTCATCTACGACGCGACCGGCGCCCGCCTGTCGATCCGTTCCACCGACACCGGCGTGGCCAACGGCTTCCGCATCTCCGCCGAGGAGACGGCGCCGGGCGACGACGGTGCGAGCCTGTCGATGTTCGCGTTCGACCCGGCGAGCGGCAGCGGCGGCATGACCGAGAACATGAAGGCCCAGGACGCCAAGGCCAAGCTCAATGGCCTGGACATCACCTCGGCCTCGAACACGCTGAGCGACGTGGCCGACGGCCTGACGATCAAGCTGCTGAAGAAGTCCGAATCGCCCATCGACCTGTCGGTGGCGCAGGACACCGAGTCGATGAAGACCGCGGTGAACGACTTCGTGAAGGCCTACAACGACCTTTCGTCGTTCATCCAGACCCAGACCAAGTACAACGCCGACAGCAAGACCGCCGGCAAGCTGCAGGGCGATCGCACGGTCATCGGCCTGCAGGCGCAGATGCGCGAGATCATCCGCGGCGTCAACTCGTCGCCGAAGACGCTGCGCACGCTGTCGGACGCCGGCATCGAGGTGCAGAAGGACGGCTACACCATCGCCGTGAACTCGAAGAAGCTCAACGCCGCGCTGGCCGACCCGGCCGAGATGAAGAAGCTCATGATGAGCGGCGACAGCGCGAACGAATCGACCTGGGGCCTCATCTCCCGCTTCAACAGCATGGCCACGAATGCGCTGGCCGCCGAAGGTCCGCTGACCACGCGCCAGGAAGGCATCCAGGCGAGCATCAAGCGGAACAACGACCGCGTCGCCGACATGGAGGTGCGCCTGGCGGCCACCGAAGAGCGCATCCGCAAGCAGTACCAGACGCTCGACTCGAACATGGCCAAGCTGAGCGCGCTGAACAGCTACGTCAGCACGCAGCTCAGTTCGCTGGGCTGA
- a CDS encoding flagellar protein FliT: MNSALLNYYEAIERASADMLSAARNGDWDQVVKLEGACAVLISQLKHAASAQNLGTEESQLKSRIMQRILINDAEIRQLAEPWLEDLDGLLAGKPKSIH; the protein is encoded by the coding sequence ATGAACTCCGCCTTGCTGAACTACTACGAAGCCATCGAGCGCGCCAGCGCCGACATGCTCTCGGCAGCCCGCAACGGCGACTGGGACCAGGTCGTGAAGCTGGAAGGCGCCTGTGCCGTGCTGATTTCACAGCTCAAGCACGCCGCCTCGGCGCAGAATCTGGGCACGGAAGAGTCCCAGCTGAAGTCGCGCATCATGCAGCGCATCCTGATCAACGACGCCGAGATCCGGCAACTCGCCGAACCCTGGCTCGAGGACCTGGACGGCCTGCTCGCGGGCAAGCCGAAGTCCATCCACTGA
- a CDS encoding CDP-glycerol glycerophosphotransferase family protein: MINAYTPQISSLDDDAFMVPQGAPALFSAPEPELPEVPDQPVYEPGSVEARLQQIEGFNEHLSGMVESLVDTILHVRNHDVQKLQSRVDELEQQLHLERCNRDLAEVSRVHPKERIVVFVGGTYFGDNVKYAWLAAQAQARALEAQVWFLPFNAEQEQQVKAIGGQCLPHTHNDWSAEHLHVALSAAVAVISDHLLGANPYAAALLAGARQVQMWHGVSIKEIGYRNLGPLKGMSPQFARVLRTCGPFSRFVGTATHQEAEWRRWFAFDGYAPIGYARNDVLHREPKGHDLVNVDLDAYRRAQDFQKRGKRVYLYAPTFRDANRGQWILKAGLERIARAIADAGDCLIVNMHPVEQPQVPEIAKVLPNVTFVKPRTDVYPLLTQTSALITDYSSIMFDYLHLDRPVMLFRPDHEAYTTRSRKLFDAKLSTPPGPVVTSAQALVDLLGKPENGASVRARQGLLEHLFEQRDGGSADRLVSVVAEELALAVPAAKKETR, translated from the coding sequence GTGATCAACGCCTACACACCACAGATCTCGTCGTTGGACGACGATGCCTTCATGGTGCCCCAGGGCGCGCCGGCGCTCTTCTCCGCACCGGAGCCCGAACTTCCCGAGGTGCCCGATCAGCCCGTGTACGAACCGGGTTCCGTCGAGGCCCGCCTCCAGCAGATCGAGGGGTTCAACGAACACCTGAGCGGCATGGTCGAGTCCCTGGTGGACACGATCCTGCACGTGCGCAACCACGACGTGCAGAAGCTGCAGTCCCGCGTGGACGAGCTCGAGCAGCAACTGCATCTCGAACGCTGCAACCGCGACCTGGCCGAAGTCTCCCGCGTGCACCCGAAGGAGCGCATCGTCGTTTTCGTCGGCGGCACCTACTTCGGCGACAACGTGAAGTACGCGTGGCTCGCCGCGCAGGCGCAGGCCAGGGCGCTCGAGGCGCAGGTCTGGTTCCTGCCGTTCAACGCCGAGCAGGAGCAGCAGGTCAAGGCCATCGGCGGCCAGTGCCTGCCGCACACGCACAACGACTGGAGCGCCGAGCACCTGCACGTCGCGCTGTCCGCCGCGGTCGCCGTCATCAGCGATCACCTGCTGGGCGCGAACCCGTACGCCGCCGCGCTGCTCGCCGGCGCGCGCCAGGTGCAGATGTGGCACGGTGTGTCGATCAAGGAGATCGGCTACCGCAACCTCGGTCCGCTCAAGGGCATGTCGCCGCAGTTCGCACGCGTGCTGCGCACCTGCGGTCCGTTCAGCCGCTTCGTGGGCACGGCCACGCACCAGGAAGCCGAGTGGCGCCGCTGGTTCGCGTTCGACGGTTACGCGCCCATCGGCTACGCCCGCAACGACGTGCTGCACCGCGAGCCGAAGGGCCACGACCTCGTCAACGTCGACCTCGACGCGTACCGCCGCGCCCAGGACTTCCAGAAGCGCGGCAAGCGCGTCTACCTGTACGCACCGACCTTCCGCGACGCGAACCGCGGGCAATGGATCCTGAAGGCGGGCCTCGAACGCATCGCGCGCGCCATCGCCGACGCGGGCGACTGCCTGATCGTCAACATGCACCCGGTGGAGCAGCCGCAGGTGCCCGAGATCGCGAAGGTGCTGCCGAACGTCACGTTCGTCAAGCCGCGCACGGACGTGTACCCGCTGCTGACGCAGACCTCGGCGCTGATCACCGACTACTCGTCGATCATGTTCGACTACCTGCACCTCGACCGACCGGTGATGCTGTTCCGCCCGGACCACGAGGCCTACACCACGCGTTCACGCAAGCTGTTCGACGCGAAGCTGTCCACCCCGCCGGGCCCGGTGGTGACCAGCGCCCAGGCGCTGGTCGACCTGCTCGGCAAGCCCGAGAACGGCGCCAGCGTGCGCGCCCGCCAGGGCCTGCTCGAGCACCTGTTCGAGCAGCGCGACGGCGGCTCGGCCGACCGGCTCGTCTCGGTGGTGGCCGAGGAACTCGCATTGGCCGTTCCGGCGGCGAAGAAGGAGACCCGATGA
- the flgB gene encoding flagellar basal body rod protein FlgB: protein MLNRLTDSLDFHGQALSLRSERQRLIASNIANADTPGYIARDMNFSQALKEATGMVSTTAMQASRPGHIATPGGARAEANLEYAVASQTNLDRNSVDMDRERANFADNSVRFEATLRFINSNVRTTLDAIKGQ, encoded by the coding sequence ATGCTGAACCGACTCACCGACTCGCTCGACTTCCACGGACAGGCCCTCAGCCTGCGTTCCGAGCGCCAGCGCCTGATCGCCAGCAACATCGCCAACGCCGACACGCCGGGCTACATCGCCCGCGACATGAACTTCTCGCAGGCGCTGAAGGAAGCCACCGGCATGGTCTCCACCACCGCCATGCAGGCGTCCCGCCCGGGCCACATCGCCACGCCGGGCGGCGCCCGCGCCGAAGCCAACCTCGAATACGCCGTCGCCAGCCAGACCAACCTCGACCGCAACTCGGTCGACATGGACCGCGAACGCGCCAACTTCGCCGACAACTCGGTCCGGTTCGAGGCCACGCTGCGCTTCATCAACAGCAACGTGCGCACCACGCTCGACGCCATCAAGGGTCAATGA
- a CDS encoding adenylyltransferase/cytidyltransferase family protein translates to MRTSPLTTAAAELRARAMPAVLAETGGITLAPSVAITYGTYDLFHIGHVNLFRRIKERFDILVVAVSTDEFNAIKGKRSAVPYADRVELVRSCRYVDLAIPEAGWGQKETDIVRYGADAMVMGSDWTGHFDSLKSLCDVVYLPRTEGVSSSDLKRHIQSDVR, encoded by the coding sequence ATGAGAACCAGTCCCCTGACCACGGCCGCGGCCGAACTGCGCGCGCGGGCCATGCCGGCCGTGCTGGCCGAGACCGGCGGCATCACGCTGGCCCCGAGCGTGGCGATCACCTACGGCACCTACGACCTGTTCCACATCGGGCATGTCAACCTGTTCCGCCGCATCAAGGAGCGTTTCGACATCCTGGTGGTGGCGGTCTCGACCGACGAGTTCAACGCCATCAAGGGCAAGCGCTCCGCGGTGCCCTATGCCGACCGCGTCGAACTGGTGCGGTCCTGCCGCTACGTCGACCTCGCGATCCCCGAGGCCGGCTGGGGGCAGAAGGAGACCGACATCGTTCGCTACGGCGCCGATGCGATGGTGATGGGCAGCGACTGGACGGGGCACTTCGACTCGCTGAAGTCCCTGTGCGACGTGGTCTACCTGCCGCGCACCGAGGGCGTCTCCAGCAGCGACCTCAAGCGCCACATCCAGTCCGACGTCCGCTGA
- the flgM gene encoding flagellar biosynthesis anti-sigma factor FlgM yields MKIGNPTDKPVAAPAPVASGQTASTAAGKTQTAAKQEVAAEASTQVALSSAATQLMSGTEGVSGDFDTEKVARIAQAIADGKFEVNPGAIADKLLANAREVLGGPQH; encoded by the coding sequence ATGAAGATTGGCAACCCTACCGACAAACCCGTCGCCGCCCCGGCACCGGTCGCGTCCGGCCAGACCGCCTCCACCGCGGCCGGCAAGACCCAGACCGCCGCCAAGCAGGAAGTCGCCGCCGAGGCCAGCACGCAGGTCGCGCTGTCCAGCGCCGCGACCCAGCTGATGTCGGGCACCGAAGGCGTCTCGGGCGATTTCGACACCGAAAAGGTGGCGCGCATCGCCCAGGCCATCGCCGACGGCAAGTTCGAGGTCAACCCCGGCGCCATCGCCGACAAGCTGCTGGCCAACGCCCGCGAAGTGCTGGGTGGTCCGCAACACTGA
- a CDS encoding flagellar brake protein: MDQPLDTQPMSLDAVAASHGGLEDFRITSPAEVLAMLKQLSDGNVLVNLNGSSGVYSTTVWAIDAGRGTLSFSADADDNQLQALVEGEDAVAVAYLDSIKVQFDVSGLVLVRGGRASALNCAIPREMFRFQRRGGFRVRPLLRATPTARVRHPMIPDMALSLRVLDVSIGGCALFLPNDVPPLQPGVTINNVQIDLDVDTRITTALRLQHVTSIQPDSKGVRLGCEMVNPASDVLRGLQRYIDQTQKRQRMLSL, encoded by the coding sequence TTGGATCAGCCCCTCGATACGCAGCCGATGTCGCTCGACGCCGTCGCCGCGTCGCACGGTGGTCTCGAAGATTTCCGCATCACCTCCCCGGCGGAGGTGTTGGCGATGCTCAAGCAGTTGTCCGACGGCAACGTGCTCGTCAACCTCAACGGCAGCTCCGGCGTCTACTCCACCACGGTGTGGGCCATCGACGCCGGCCGCGGCACGCTGAGCTTCTCGGCCGATGCCGACGACAACCAGCTGCAGGCCCTGGTCGAGGGCGAGGACGCCGTCGCGGTGGCCTACCTCGACAGCATCAAGGTGCAGTTCGACGTGAGCGGCCTCGTGCTCGTGCGCGGCGGCCGCGCCAGCGCGCTGAACTGCGCCATCCCGCGCGAGATGTTCCGCTTCCAGCGCCGCGGCGGCTTCCGTGTGCGCCCGCTGCTGCGTGCCACACCCACGGCGCGCGTGCGCCATCCCATGATCCCCGACATGGCCCTCTCGCTGCGCGTGCTCGACGTGAGCATCGGCGGCTGCGCACTGTTCCTGCCGAACGACGTGCCCCCGCTGCAGCCGGGCGTGACCATCAACAACGTGCAGATCGACCTCGACGTCGACACCCGCATCACCACGGCGCTGCGCCTGCAGCACGTGACGTCCATCCAGCCCGACTCGAAAGGGGTGCGGCTGGGGTGCGAGATGGTGAATCCGGCCAGCGATGTGCTGCGCGGGTTGCAGCGCTACATCGATCAGACGCAGAAGCGCCAGCGCATGCTGAGTTTGTAG
- the fliS gene encoding flagellar export chaperone FliS, whose product MSTPFGRPHNPANAYRMVGVETGVTTGSPHQLVGMLFQGFMDAVAQARGALAQGNIEAKGKAIGRAVRIIEEGLKAGLDVKEGGQLATDLRDLYDYVILRLTQANLRNDAKLLEECRSLIEPLHTAWVAIGPQIAEAGK is encoded by the coding sequence ATGTCCACGCCCTTCGGTCGCCCTCACAACCCCGCCAATGCCTACCGCATGGTCGGCGTCGAGACGGGTGTGACCACCGGCTCGCCGCACCAGCTGGTCGGCATGCTGTTCCAGGGCTTCATGGATGCCGTGGCACAGGCCCGCGGCGCCCTGGCGCAGGGCAACATCGAGGCGAAGGGCAAGGCGATCGGCCGGGCCGTCCGCATCATCGAGGAAGGCCTGAAGGCCGGCCTCGACGTCAAGGAGGGTGGGCAACTGGCCACCGACCTGCGCGACCTGTACGACTACGTGATCCTGCGCCTGACCCAGGCCAACCTCCGCAACGACGCCAAGCTGCTCGAGGAATGCCGTTCGCTCATCGAGCCGCTGCACACCGCCTGGGTGGCCATCGGCCCGCAGATCGCCGAGGCCGGCAAATGA
- a CDS encoding CDP-glycerol glycerophosphotransferase family protein — protein MTTPQAQPSAADRVQRSLTQLEEQRLSTEFESISMHTRKRRVVLYFGRATFADNTKYLYLRDAARERNHEVYWCSFDAPLVDSLRAAGLPCVNLADDIDHSIDLLLHAAVAVFCVNPAESLKGSFSLNGCLAGAKKLQLWHGVSVKHLLLRLIPHLGLRDLSIRRPFYMASQADLVLSTAATFDRFWRDCFGCRRLVRAGFPRNEVLLRDPLPHETIGSEIDADVEAALSSGRKNVLLVPTWQRGQNTYLNDPEFYTKLMAIAKRDKINFFFKMHPTYFIHNMDTKRKADGFYLLSPGVDVYPLMRRFDLLLTDYSSIMFDFLLTGKPVLSLDLGPDEHHRFEPDFSLVPDVAFRHTFTKADFEVKLRKALHDDDLGPKRAEMAGKIFETDPSRASEQLLTLIDRLVDEAVADDFTVEMPGPSA, from the coding sequence ATGACCACCCCCCAGGCCCAGCCGTCCGCCGCGGACCGCGTGCAGCGTTCGCTCACCCAGCTCGAGGAGCAGCGCCTGTCCACCGAGTTCGAATCGATCTCGATGCACACGCGCAAGCGCCGCGTGGTGCTGTACTTCGGCCGGGCCACGTTCGCCGACAACACCAAGTACCTGTACCTGCGCGACGCCGCCCGCGAGCGGAACCACGAGGTGTACTGGTGCAGCTTCGACGCGCCGCTGGTCGATTCGCTGCGCGCGGCCGGGCTGCCGTGCGTGAACCTGGCCGACGACATCGACCACAGCATCGACCTGCTGCTGCATGCGGCCGTGGCCGTCTTCTGCGTCAACCCGGCGGAAAGCCTGAAGGGCTCGTTCAGCCTGAACGGCTGCCTGGCCGGCGCGAAGAAGCTGCAGCTGTGGCACGGGGTGTCGGTCAAGCACCTGCTGCTGCGCCTCATCCCGCACCTGGGCCTGCGCGACCTCTCGATCCGCCGACCGTTCTACATGGCCTCGCAGGCCGACCTGGTGCTGAGCACCGCGGCCACGTTCGACCGCTTCTGGCGCGACTGCTTCGGCTGCCGCCGCCTCGTGCGTGCGGGTTTCCCGCGCAACGAGGTGCTGCTGCGCGACCCGCTGCCGCACGAGACGATCGGCAGCGAGATCGACGCCGACGTGGAGGCCGCGCTGTCGTCGGGCCGCAAGAACGTGCTGCTGGTGCCCACGTGGCAGCGGGGGCAGAACACCTACCTGAACGACCCCGAGTTCTACACGAAGCTGATGGCCATCGCGAAGCGCGACAAGATCAACTTCTTCTTCAAGATGCACCCGACCTACTTCATCCACAACATGGACACGAAGCGGAAGGCGGACGGCTTCTACCTGTTGAGCCCCGGGGTCGACGTGTACCCGCTGATGCGGCGCTTCGACCTGCTGCTGACCGACTACTCGTCGATCATGTTCGACTTCCTGCTGACCGGCAAACCGGTGCTGAGCCTCGACCTCGGCCCCGACGAACACCACCGCTTCGAGCCCGACTTCTCCCTCGTGCCCGACGTGGCGTTCCGCCACACGTTCACGAAGGCCGACTTCGAGGTGAAGCTGCGCAAGGCGCTGCACGACGACGACCTGGGCCCGAAGCGGGCCGAGATGGCCGGGAAGATCTTCGAGACCGACCCGTCGCGCGCCAGTGAGCAGCTGCTCACGCTGATCGACCGCCTGGTCGACGAGGCCGTGGCCGACGATTTCACGGTCGAGATGCCGGGGCCGTCCGCCTGA
- a CDS encoding IS110 family RNA-guided transposase gives MTNAAVSDTPAVAAGEFIGIDVAKAKFDWNTHGSAVSHSACNDSVGFELLWQDLRDRQINLIVVEATGGLENALIGFLIGQGLSVSRVNPRAAREFARSQGHLAKTDAIDARALSHYAHTLAHKANQAGIRFVPVPEQVEALRVLIVRRHQLLDMRTAERNRRAGAMRVLRKSIDAVILTLNEQIAALNDDIHTHLKEHFQELDARLESIKGVAQTTSATMIAFMPELGTVGSRRAAKLAGLAPLNNDSGKQRGKRSIWGGRSIVRCALYMATLAAVRFNPVIKAFYVRLVGAGKPKKVALTACSHKLLRILNAMARTGQTWNPEIHGLPA, from the coding sequence ATGACAAACGCTGCTGTTTCCGACACTCCGGCAGTCGCCGCAGGTGAGTTCATCGGCATCGATGTGGCCAAGGCCAAGTTCGACTGGAACACTCATGGCTCTGCCGTTTCTCACTCTGCCTGCAACGACTCTGTCGGATTCGAGTTGCTTTGGCAGGATTTGCGCGACCGACAGATCAACTTGATCGTGGTGGAAGCCACCGGGGGCCTTGAAAACGCCCTCATCGGCTTTCTCATCGGCCAAGGCTTGTCCGTGTCCCGCGTGAACCCGCGCGCGGCCAGGGAGTTCGCTCGCAGCCAGGGTCACCTGGCCAAGACGGATGCCATCGACGCCAGGGCGCTCTCGCATTACGCCCACACCCTGGCGCACAAGGCGAATCAGGCCGGCATTCGCTTCGTACCCGTGCCAGAGCAGGTCGAGGCCTTGCGGGTCCTGATTGTTCGCCGTCACCAGCTGCTGGACATGCGAACGGCCGAAAGGAATCGCCGCGCCGGGGCCATGCGCGTGCTACGCAAGAGCATCGATGCCGTGATCCTCACGCTCAACGAGCAGATCGCCGCGCTCAACGACGACATCCACACGCACCTGAAGGAACACTTCCAGGAGTTGGACGCACGGTTGGAGAGCATCAAGGGGGTTGCGCAGACCACCAGCGCGACGATGATCGCATTCATGCCCGAACTCGGCACCGTTGGTAGTCGCCGAGCAGCCAAGCTCGCCGGGCTGGCCCCGTTGAACAACGATTCGGGCAAGCAGCGGGGCAAGCGATCGATCTGGGGTGGTCGCAGCATCGTGCGCTGCGCCCTCTACATGGCCACCCTGGCGGCGGTCAGGTTCAATCCGGTGATCAAGGCCTTCTACGTTCGGCTCGTCGGGGCGGGGAAGCCCAAGAAGGTCGCCTTGACCGCCTGTTCCCACAAGCTGCTGCGCATCCTCAACGCCATGGCCCGTACCGGGCAGACCTGGAATCCGGAGATTCACGGCCTGCCGGCTTGA